In Malus sylvestris chromosome 15, drMalSylv7.2, whole genome shotgun sequence, a single genomic region encodes these proteins:
- the LOC126603414 gene encoding ferric reduction oxidase 6-like isoform X2, giving the protein MDDEIGVHNPLLSSHPSRRAFVRKIPLFVTLAKWILKITMWVLFISWVVFIFLFPLGSVQTFFGDWIAATDGTLFGTTGTLLLLFNGPLLVIALLSIAFLAMSGEEELPHKKKKTSQNPSFRLWTFPILVDGPFGVVSAAELIGILLFVVYTIWSVSYYAVSILGTIPGSLSLKAQSCLFLAIFGAYLASSGMFCLAFLFLPIARGSVLLRLIDIPFEHATRYHVWLGHLTMSLFTLHGLCYIVTWAMEGNLLAKILEWREIGVANLAGVISLAAGLLMWVTSLPPVRKLNFELFFYTHQLYVIFIAFLAMHVGDFLFVCAAGGIFIYILDRFLRFCQSRRTVGVISAKCLPCGTVELVLAKPENLQYNALSFIFLQVRELSWLQWHPFSVSSSPLDGKYHISVLIKVLGKWTENLRGKILKNSEAEQQQSALSCTPPTTLTVSVEGPYGHEIPYHLVYEHLVLVAGGIGISPFLAVLSDIVHCVKEGRLCQVRNILIVWAVKTSNELPLLSTIDMDSVSSKLNIQTLIYVTRESGPPLEEGQVLNSALEFPPRCPPRPKRCSMSVLVGSGDNLWSGLYLISSTVGLVIILGLLDVLYINPYRISAWWYKGLLLLLCMVASVVVFGGLVVGLWHLWERKFSPQDQCEDDTSDVYKAEHEETVGRSDSNEHRENLSKLTGIRYGARPNFKEIFGTISKDWGTVDAGVIVCGPPSFEASVAKEIRSHNLRRQRDDPIFHFNSHSFDL; this is encoded by the exons ATGGATGATGAAATTGGTGTCCATAACCCCCTTCTTTCGAGCCATCCTTCTCGACGTGCCTTCGTCCGGAAGATACCTCTTTTCGTAACCTTGGCGAAATGGATTCTCAAGATCACAATGTGGGTGCTTTTCATTTCATGGGTGGTTTTCATTTTTCTGTTCCCTCTAGGCTCTGTGCAGACATTTTTTGGTGATTGGATTGCAGCCACCGATGGAACTCTTTTCGGGACTACAG GAACCCTGCTCCTTCTGTTCAACGGTCCTCTTCTCGTTATTGCCTTGCTTTCGATAGCATTTCTAGCTATGTCTGGGGAAGAAGAGCTCCCCCACAA GAAGAAGAAGACTTCACAAAACCCAAGTTTCCGCTTGTGGACATTCCCAATTCTTGTGGATGGACCATTTGGGGTTGTTTCTGCTGCTGAGTTGATTGGGATATTACTCTTTGTTGTGTATACTATATGGTCTGTGTCCTATTATGCCGTGAGCATTCTCGGAACAATACCTGGTTCGTTAAGTCTTAAAgcacaaag TTGTTTGTTCCTGGCAATTTTCGGGGCATACTTAGCCTCGAGTGGgatgttttgcttggcatttttGTTCCTTCCTATTGCAAGGGGATCAGTTCTTCTTCGCCTTATAGATATCCCTTTCGAGCATGCTACGAGATATCATGTATGGCTGGGACATCTCACGATGTCGCTCTTTACTCTCCATGGACTATGTTACATAGTGACATGGGCAATGGAGGGCAATCTCCTTGCTAAA ATATTGGAGTGGAGGGAGATTGGTGTTGCAAATCTTGCAGGAGTAATCAGCCTTGCTGCTGGTCTGTTGATGTGGGTCACATCGCTCCCTCCAGTTAGAAAGCTGAATTTTGAGTTGTTCTTCTACACTCATCAACTATATGTCATCTTCATTGCCTTCTTGGCTATGCACGTTGGTGATTTTCTTTTCGTCTGTGCTGCCGGAGGCATATTTATTTATATCCTTGATCGTTTTCTGAGATTCTGCCAATCGCGAAGGACTGTTGGTGTAATCTCAGCCAAGTGCCTTCCATGCGGAACTGTAGAATTAGTCCTTGCAAAACCTGAAA ATCTGCAGTACAACGCGCtcagttttatttttcttcaagtCCGGGAACTGTCATGGCTTCAATGGCATCCTTTTAGCGTTTCATCCAGTCCTCTGGACGGTAAGTATCACATTTCCGTCCTCATCAAGGTTCTTGGGAAATGGACAGAAAATCTTCGAGGAAAGATCTTGAAAAATTCGGAGGCTGAACAACAACAAAGCGCGCTCTCCTGCACGCCTCCTACGACGCTAACAGTGTCTGTTGAGGGGCCTTATGGGCATGAGATACCATACCACTTGGT GTATGAACATCTGGTCTTAGTAGCGGGCGGCATTGGGATTTCGCCTTTCCTGGCTGTCCTGAGTGACATTGTCCATTGTGTTAAGGAAGGGAGATTGTGTCAAGTACGAAATATTTTGATTGTCTGGGCTGTCAAAACATCAAATGAGCTTCCTCTTCTTTCAACCATCGACATGGACTCAGTTTCCAGTAAACTAAATATTCAGACTCTAATTTACGTCACTCGGGAATCTGGTCCTCCGTTG GAAGAGGGTCAAGTTCTGAACAGCGCGCTGGAGTTTCCTCCTCGTTGTCCTCCTAGGCCGAAAAGGTGTAGCATGTCTGTTTTGGTTGGTTCCGGAGATAATCTATGGTCCGGACTATATCTCATCTCATCGACGGTAGGCTTAGTTATCATATTGGGTTTGTTGGATGTCTTGTACATAAACCCGTACCGTATATCTGCATGGTGGTACAAAGGGCTTCTGTTGCTGCTCTGTATGGTTGCAAGTGTGGTCGTCTTTGGGGGTCTTGTGGTTGGTTTATGGCATCTTTGGGAGCGAAAATTTTCGCCGCAGGATCAATGCGAAGACGATACTTCAGATGTATATAAGGCGGAGCATGAAGAAACTGTAGGTCGCAGTGATTCAAATGAGCACCGAGAAAATCTTTCAAAGTTAACAGGCATTCGTTATGGTGCAAGACCGAACTTCAAAG AAATTTTTGGAACCATATCCAAGGATTGGGGTACCGTCGACGCGGGCGTCATTGTTTGTGGTCCTCCAAGTTTTGAAGCAAGTGTTGCCAAAGAGATCAGGTCACACAATTTGAGGAGACAACGTGACGATCCTATCTTCCATTTCAACAGTCACAGTTTCGATCTGTAG
- the LOC126603415 gene encoding protein DYAD isoform X1, with amino-acid sequence MAQWGTRRRIVFLGRHDGNKPQLSSGSSYSTHEVKAVKTEPLEVPEIKKRKRLSLSELKEKEALLCTKRPTSSKVMTKKCSNVIERWTVERYKQAEQAILEILKAEDATFGNPISRSDLRMAARKRIGDTGLLDHLLKHLDGKVAPGGNERFRRWFNTSGRMEYWLESDDLANIRQEAGVHDPYWIPTSRLMPGGGPFDDSVSAGELKLLKAEVDKMKSDIQELLLSQKQEKDQANQERLEDLAKWKAQSEQSLKVILGSWKGMQDNFEELMTWKDKVEQQLVEITNVLNNMQGPKQYTVTKTEASEQWEDWLESTNLDGFQGNKLVPWFESNSLVNSEEEFIIQDPCLGLRLRSKHGDSSSQDPFCKVKEDKAEMERNRDVCELLLEKQSGYQANVTPDSSATANSKSDLDNLVVFQEMFQELFNWKYITEQKLSEISNTVNVMKQNSKLLTPPAPHVPEDGTHCMEYHPCFMF; translated from the exons ATGGCACAGTGGGGTACTCGTCGGCGAATTGTCTTCCTTGGAAGACACGATGGAAATAAACCTCAACTTTCATCCGGCAGCAGTTATTCAACACATGAAGTGAAAGCTGTGAAAACTGAACCCCTGGAGGTACCAGAGATCAAGAAGAGGAAGCGCCTTAGCCTCAGTGAACTGAAAGAGAAGGAAGCATTACTTTGTACGAAGAGGCCAACTAGTTCCAAGGTTATGACAAAGAAGTGtagtaatgtgattgaaagATGGACAGTTGAAAG GTATAAGCAAGCAGAGCAAGCTATACTGGAAATTTTGAAGGCTGAAGATGCAACTTTTGGAAACCCAATTTCCAGGAGTGACTTGAGGATGGCAGCTCGTAAGCGGATTGGTGATACTGGGCTGCTCGATCACTTACTGAAGCACCTTGATGGTAAAGTGGCACCAGGTGGGAACGAGCGGTTTCGGCGGTGGTTCAACACCAGCGGAAGAATGGAGTACTGGTTGGAGAGTGATGACCTGGCTAATATACGGCAGGAGGCTGGGGTGCATGATCCTTACTGGATTCCAACGTCTAGGTTGATGCCAGGTGGTGGCCCCTTTGATGATTCTGTTTCTGCTGGAGAACTGAAGCTACTCAAGGCAGAAGTAGATAAAATGAAGAG tgaTATACAGGAGCTGCTTTTATCCCAGAAGCAAGAGAAAGACCAAGCCAACCAG GAGAGGCTCGAGGATTTGGCAAAATGGAAAGCTCAGTCTGAGCAAAGCTTGAAAGTGATTTTAGGTTCTTGGAAGGGTATGCAG GACAATTTTGAGGAATTAATGACATGGAAGGATAAAGTCGAGCAACAGCTAGTGGaaattacaaatgttttgaatAATATGCAAGGACCAAAGCAATACACTGTCACCAAGACTGAAGCATCTGAGCAATGGGAAGATTGGCTAGAGAGCACCAACCTTGACGGTTTTCAGGGAAATAAACTTGTGCCGTGGTTTGAGAGCAACAGTCTGGTTAATTCTGAGGAAGAATTTATAATCCAAGATCCCTGCTTAGGCCTACGGCTTAGATCAAAGCATGGTGATAGCTCATCTCAGGACCCTTTTTGCAAAGTCAAGGAAGATAAGGCTGAAATGGAGAG AAACAGAGATGTGTGTGAGCTGTTACTGGAGAAGCAAAGTGGATATCAAGCTAATGTGACCCCTGATTCTTCTGCTACTGCAAATTCAAAGTCGGATCTTGACAATCTGGTTGTGTTTCAG GAAATGTTTCAGGAGCTGTTTAATTGGAAGTATATAACAGAGCAGAAGCTGAGTGAGATATCAAATACCGTGAATGTCATGAAGCAGAATTCAAAACTATTGACTCCTCCAGCCCCTCACGTACCAGAAGATGGAACTCACTGTATGGAATATCATCCTTGTTTCATGTTTTAG
- the LOC126603414 gene encoding ferric reduction oxidase 6-like isoform X1 codes for MDDEIGVHNPLLSSHPSRRAFVRKIPLFVTLAKWILKITMWVLFISWVVFIFLFPLGSVQTFFGDWIAATDGTLFGTTGTLLLLFNGPLLVIALLSIAFLAMSGEEELPHKKKKTSQNPSFRLWTFPILVDGPFGVVSAAELIGILLFVVYTIWSVSYYAVSILGTIPGSLSLKAQSCLFLAIFGAYLASSGMFCLAFLFLPIARGSVLLRLIDIPFEHATRYHVWLGHLTMSLFTLHGLCYIVTWAMEGNLLAKILEWREIGVANLAGVISLAAGLLMWVTSLPPVRKLNFELFFYTHQLYVIFIAFLAMHVGDFLFVCAAGGIFIYILDRFLRFCQSRRTVGVISAKCLPCGTVELVLAKPENLQYNALSFIFLQVRELSWLQWHPFSVSSSPLDGKYHISVLIKVLGKWTENLRGKILKNSEAEQQQSALSCTPPTTLTVSVEGPYGHEIPYHLVYEHLVLVAGGIGISPFLAVLSDIVHCVKEGRLCQVRNILIVWAVKTSNELPLLSTIDMDSVSSKLNIQTLIYVTRESGPPLEEGQVLNSALEFPPRCPPRPKRCSMSVLVGSGDNLWSGLYLISSTVGLVIILGLLDVLYINPYRISAWWYKGLLLLLCMVASVVVFGGLVVGLWHLWERKFSPQDQCEDDTSDVYKAEHEETVGRSDSNEHRENLSKLTGIRYGARPNFKGMPPSLKCRIDKRVPICTFSDYLLLNAEIFGTISKDWGTVDAGVIVCGPPSFEASVAKEIRSHNLRRQRDDPIFHFNSHSFDL; via the exons ATGGATGATGAAATTGGTGTCCATAACCCCCTTCTTTCGAGCCATCCTTCTCGACGTGCCTTCGTCCGGAAGATACCTCTTTTCGTAACCTTGGCGAAATGGATTCTCAAGATCACAATGTGGGTGCTTTTCATTTCATGGGTGGTTTTCATTTTTCTGTTCCCTCTAGGCTCTGTGCAGACATTTTTTGGTGATTGGATTGCAGCCACCGATGGAACTCTTTTCGGGACTACAG GAACCCTGCTCCTTCTGTTCAACGGTCCTCTTCTCGTTATTGCCTTGCTTTCGATAGCATTTCTAGCTATGTCTGGGGAAGAAGAGCTCCCCCACAA GAAGAAGAAGACTTCACAAAACCCAAGTTTCCGCTTGTGGACATTCCCAATTCTTGTGGATGGACCATTTGGGGTTGTTTCTGCTGCTGAGTTGATTGGGATATTACTCTTTGTTGTGTATACTATATGGTCTGTGTCCTATTATGCCGTGAGCATTCTCGGAACAATACCTGGTTCGTTAAGTCTTAAAgcacaaag TTGTTTGTTCCTGGCAATTTTCGGGGCATACTTAGCCTCGAGTGGgatgttttgcttggcatttttGTTCCTTCCTATTGCAAGGGGATCAGTTCTTCTTCGCCTTATAGATATCCCTTTCGAGCATGCTACGAGATATCATGTATGGCTGGGACATCTCACGATGTCGCTCTTTACTCTCCATGGACTATGTTACATAGTGACATGGGCAATGGAGGGCAATCTCCTTGCTAAA ATATTGGAGTGGAGGGAGATTGGTGTTGCAAATCTTGCAGGAGTAATCAGCCTTGCTGCTGGTCTGTTGATGTGGGTCACATCGCTCCCTCCAGTTAGAAAGCTGAATTTTGAGTTGTTCTTCTACACTCATCAACTATATGTCATCTTCATTGCCTTCTTGGCTATGCACGTTGGTGATTTTCTTTTCGTCTGTGCTGCCGGAGGCATATTTATTTATATCCTTGATCGTTTTCTGAGATTCTGCCAATCGCGAAGGACTGTTGGTGTAATCTCAGCCAAGTGCCTTCCATGCGGAACTGTAGAATTAGTCCTTGCAAAACCTGAAA ATCTGCAGTACAACGCGCtcagttttatttttcttcaagtCCGGGAACTGTCATGGCTTCAATGGCATCCTTTTAGCGTTTCATCCAGTCCTCTGGACGGTAAGTATCACATTTCCGTCCTCATCAAGGTTCTTGGGAAATGGACAGAAAATCTTCGAGGAAAGATCTTGAAAAATTCGGAGGCTGAACAACAACAAAGCGCGCTCTCCTGCACGCCTCCTACGACGCTAACAGTGTCTGTTGAGGGGCCTTATGGGCATGAGATACCATACCACTTGGT GTATGAACATCTGGTCTTAGTAGCGGGCGGCATTGGGATTTCGCCTTTCCTGGCTGTCCTGAGTGACATTGTCCATTGTGTTAAGGAAGGGAGATTGTGTCAAGTACGAAATATTTTGATTGTCTGGGCTGTCAAAACATCAAATGAGCTTCCTCTTCTTTCAACCATCGACATGGACTCAGTTTCCAGTAAACTAAATATTCAGACTCTAATTTACGTCACTCGGGAATCTGGTCCTCCGTTG GAAGAGGGTCAAGTTCTGAACAGCGCGCTGGAGTTTCCTCCTCGTTGTCCTCCTAGGCCGAAAAGGTGTAGCATGTCTGTTTTGGTTGGTTCCGGAGATAATCTATGGTCCGGACTATATCTCATCTCATCGACGGTAGGCTTAGTTATCATATTGGGTTTGTTGGATGTCTTGTACATAAACCCGTACCGTATATCTGCATGGTGGTACAAAGGGCTTCTGTTGCTGCTCTGTATGGTTGCAAGTGTGGTCGTCTTTGGGGGTCTTGTGGTTGGTTTATGGCATCTTTGGGAGCGAAAATTTTCGCCGCAGGATCAATGCGAAGACGATACTTCAGATGTATATAAGGCGGAGCATGAAGAAACTGTAGGTCGCAGTGATTCAAATGAGCACCGAGAAAATCTTTCAAAGTTAACAGGCATTCGTTATGGTGCAAGACCGAACTTCAAAGGTATGCCCCCCTCCCTGAAATGTCGAATTGAC AAACGTGTTCCGATTTGTACATTTTCTGATTACTTGTTACTGAATGCAGAAATTTTTGGAACCATATCCAAGGATTGGGGTACCGTCGACGCGGGCGTCATTGTTTGTGGTCCTCCAAGTTTTGAAGCAAGTGTTGCCAAAGAGATCAGGTCACACAATTTGAGGAGACAACGTGACGATCCTATCTTCCATTTCAACAGTCACAGTTTCGATCTGTAG
- the LOC126603415 gene encoding protein DYAD isoform X2, with protein MAQWGTRRRIVFLGRHDGNKPQLSSGSSYSTHEVKAVKTEPLEVPEIKKRKRLSLSELKEKEALLCTKRPTSSKVMTKKCSNVIERWTVERYKQAEQAILEILKAEDATFGNPISRSDLRMAARKRIGDTGLLDHLLKHLDGKVAPGGNERFRRWFNTSGRMEYWLESDDLANIRQEAGVHDPYWIPTSRLMPGGGPFDDSVSAGELKLLKAEVDKMKSDIQELLLSQKQEKDQANQERLEDLAKWKAQSEQSLKVILGSWKGMQDNFEELMTWKDKVEQQLVEITNVLNNMQGPKQYTVTKTEASEQWEDWLESTNLDGFQGNKLVPWFESNSLVNSEEEFIIQDPCLGLRLRSKHGDSSSQDPFCKVKEDKAEMERDVCELLLEKQSGYQANVTPDSSATANSKSDLDNLVVFQEMFQELFNWKYITEQKLSEISNTVNVMKQNSKLLTPPAPHVPEDGTHCMEYHPCFMF; from the exons ATGGCACAGTGGGGTACTCGTCGGCGAATTGTCTTCCTTGGAAGACACGATGGAAATAAACCTCAACTTTCATCCGGCAGCAGTTATTCAACACATGAAGTGAAAGCTGTGAAAACTGAACCCCTGGAGGTACCAGAGATCAAGAAGAGGAAGCGCCTTAGCCTCAGTGAACTGAAAGAGAAGGAAGCATTACTTTGTACGAAGAGGCCAACTAGTTCCAAGGTTATGACAAAGAAGTGtagtaatgtgattgaaagATGGACAGTTGAAAG GTATAAGCAAGCAGAGCAAGCTATACTGGAAATTTTGAAGGCTGAAGATGCAACTTTTGGAAACCCAATTTCCAGGAGTGACTTGAGGATGGCAGCTCGTAAGCGGATTGGTGATACTGGGCTGCTCGATCACTTACTGAAGCACCTTGATGGTAAAGTGGCACCAGGTGGGAACGAGCGGTTTCGGCGGTGGTTCAACACCAGCGGAAGAATGGAGTACTGGTTGGAGAGTGATGACCTGGCTAATATACGGCAGGAGGCTGGGGTGCATGATCCTTACTGGATTCCAACGTCTAGGTTGATGCCAGGTGGTGGCCCCTTTGATGATTCTGTTTCTGCTGGAGAACTGAAGCTACTCAAGGCAGAAGTAGATAAAATGAAGAG tgaTATACAGGAGCTGCTTTTATCCCAGAAGCAAGAGAAAGACCAAGCCAACCAG GAGAGGCTCGAGGATTTGGCAAAATGGAAAGCTCAGTCTGAGCAAAGCTTGAAAGTGATTTTAGGTTCTTGGAAGGGTATGCAG GACAATTTTGAGGAATTAATGACATGGAAGGATAAAGTCGAGCAACAGCTAGTGGaaattacaaatgttttgaatAATATGCAAGGACCAAAGCAATACACTGTCACCAAGACTGAAGCATCTGAGCAATGGGAAGATTGGCTAGAGAGCACCAACCTTGACGGTTTTCAGGGAAATAAACTTGTGCCGTGGTTTGAGAGCAACAGTCTGGTTAATTCTGAGGAAGAATTTATAATCCAAGATCCCTGCTTAGGCCTACGGCTTAGATCAAAGCATGGTGATAGCTCATCTCAGGACCCTTTTTGCAAAGTCAAGGAAGATAAGGCTGAAATGGAGAG AGATGTGTGTGAGCTGTTACTGGAGAAGCAAAGTGGATATCAAGCTAATGTGACCCCTGATTCTTCTGCTACTGCAAATTCAAAGTCGGATCTTGACAATCTGGTTGTGTTTCAG GAAATGTTTCAGGAGCTGTTTAATTGGAAGTATATAACAGAGCAGAAGCTGAGTGAGATATCAAATACCGTGAATGTCATGAAGCAGAATTCAAAACTATTGACTCCTCCAGCCCCTCACGTACCAGAAGATGGAACTCACTGTATGGAATATCATCCTTGTTTCATGTTTTAG
- the LOC126603414 gene encoding ferric reduction oxidase 6-like isoform X3: protein MDDEIGVHNPLLSSHPSRRAFVRKIPLFVTLAKWILKITMWVLFISWVVFIFLFPLGSVQTFFGDWIAATDGTLFGTTGTLLLLFNGPLLVIALLSIAFLAMSGEEELPHKKKKTSQNPSFRLWTFPILVDGPFGVVSAAELIGILLFVVYTIWSVSYYAVSILGTIPGSLSLKAQSCLFLAIFGAYLASSGMFCLAFLFLPIARGSVLLRLIDIPFEHATRYHVWLGHLTMSLFTLHGLCYIVTWAMEGNLLAKILEWREIGVANLAGVISLAAGLLMWVTSLPPVRKLNFELFFYTHQLYVIFIAFLAMHVGDFLFVCAAGGIFIYILDRFLRFCQSRRTVGVISAKCLPCGTVELVLAKPENLQYNALSFIFLQVRELSWLQWHPFSVSSSPLDGRLCQVRNILIVWAVKTSNELPLLSTIDMDSVSSKLNIQTLIYVTRESGPPLEEGQVLNSALEFPPRCPPRPKRCSMSVLVGSGDNLWSGLYLISSTVGLVIILGLLDVLYINPYRISAWWYKGLLLLLCMVASVVVFGGLVVGLWHLWERKFSPQDQCEDDTSDVYKAEHEETVGRSDSNEHRENLSKLTGIRYGARPNFKGMPPSLKCRIDKRVPICTFSDYLLLNAEIFGTISKDWGTVDAGVIVCGPPSFEASVAKEIRSHNLRRQRDDPIFHFNSHSFDL, encoded by the exons ATGGATGATGAAATTGGTGTCCATAACCCCCTTCTTTCGAGCCATCCTTCTCGACGTGCCTTCGTCCGGAAGATACCTCTTTTCGTAACCTTGGCGAAATGGATTCTCAAGATCACAATGTGGGTGCTTTTCATTTCATGGGTGGTTTTCATTTTTCTGTTCCCTCTAGGCTCTGTGCAGACATTTTTTGGTGATTGGATTGCAGCCACCGATGGAACTCTTTTCGGGACTACAG GAACCCTGCTCCTTCTGTTCAACGGTCCTCTTCTCGTTATTGCCTTGCTTTCGATAGCATTTCTAGCTATGTCTGGGGAAGAAGAGCTCCCCCACAA GAAGAAGAAGACTTCACAAAACCCAAGTTTCCGCTTGTGGACATTCCCAATTCTTGTGGATGGACCATTTGGGGTTGTTTCTGCTGCTGAGTTGATTGGGATATTACTCTTTGTTGTGTATACTATATGGTCTGTGTCCTATTATGCCGTGAGCATTCTCGGAACAATACCTGGTTCGTTAAGTCTTAAAgcacaaag TTGTTTGTTCCTGGCAATTTTCGGGGCATACTTAGCCTCGAGTGGgatgttttgcttggcatttttGTTCCTTCCTATTGCAAGGGGATCAGTTCTTCTTCGCCTTATAGATATCCCTTTCGAGCATGCTACGAGATATCATGTATGGCTGGGACATCTCACGATGTCGCTCTTTACTCTCCATGGACTATGTTACATAGTGACATGGGCAATGGAGGGCAATCTCCTTGCTAAA ATATTGGAGTGGAGGGAGATTGGTGTTGCAAATCTTGCAGGAGTAATCAGCCTTGCTGCTGGTCTGTTGATGTGGGTCACATCGCTCCCTCCAGTTAGAAAGCTGAATTTTGAGTTGTTCTTCTACACTCATCAACTATATGTCATCTTCATTGCCTTCTTGGCTATGCACGTTGGTGATTTTCTTTTCGTCTGTGCTGCCGGAGGCATATTTATTTATATCCTTGATCGTTTTCTGAGATTCTGCCAATCGCGAAGGACTGTTGGTGTAATCTCAGCCAAGTGCCTTCCATGCGGAACTGTAGAATTAGTCCTTGCAAAACCTGAAA ATCTGCAGTACAACGCGCtcagttttatttttcttcaagtCCGGGAACTGTCATGGCTTCAATGGCATCCTTTTAGCGTTTCATCCAGTCCTCTGGACG GGAGATTGTGTCAAGTACGAAATATTTTGATTGTCTGGGCTGTCAAAACATCAAATGAGCTTCCTCTTCTTTCAACCATCGACATGGACTCAGTTTCCAGTAAACTAAATATTCAGACTCTAATTTACGTCACTCGGGAATCTGGTCCTCCGTTG GAAGAGGGTCAAGTTCTGAACAGCGCGCTGGAGTTTCCTCCTCGTTGTCCTCCTAGGCCGAAAAGGTGTAGCATGTCTGTTTTGGTTGGTTCCGGAGATAATCTATGGTCCGGACTATATCTCATCTCATCGACGGTAGGCTTAGTTATCATATTGGGTTTGTTGGATGTCTTGTACATAAACCCGTACCGTATATCTGCATGGTGGTACAAAGGGCTTCTGTTGCTGCTCTGTATGGTTGCAAGTGTGGTCGTCTTTGGGGGTCTTGTGGTTGGTTTATGGCATCTTTGGGAGCGAAAATTTTCGCCGCAGGATCAATGCGAAGACGATACTTCAGATGTATATAAGGCGGAGCATGAAGAAACTGTAGGTCGCAGTGATTCAAATGAGCACCGAGAAAATCTTTCAAAGTTAACAGGCATTCGTTATGGTGCAAGACCGAACTTCAAAGGTATGCCCCCCTCCCTGAAATGTCGAATTGAC AAACGTGTTCCGATTTGTACATTTTCTGATTACTTGTTACTGAATGCAGAAATTTTTGGAACCATATCCAAGGATTGGGGTACCGTCGACGCGGGCGTCATTGTTTGTGGTCCTCCAAGTTTTGAAGCAAGTGTTGCCAAAGAGATCAGGTCACACAATTTGAGGAGACAACGTGACGATCCTATCTTCCATTTCAACAGTCACAGTTTCGATCTGTAG